The proteins below come from a single Candidatus Binatia bacterium genomic window:
- a CDS encoding glycosyltransferase family 4 protein gives MQAARQLGAAATAPPAKKLKVLIFEPYFFKVYGNTRYLITLFQHVDRERYEPVLVTPFEDEFLDRIRELGGRCIVVPAPERLRQYGGMLTGGGPAQHALTGLSLLRYTAKLAAVIKKESADLLHCNNLRSLLTIGPAAKLTGRPCVWYIKGDLESPALDRLGFSLARTIVYQTETNKRLKYPDLVESHHEKIRILANGIDLEEIETAAKRDHSELEQEIGLTPESFNVVYVGQIYPLKGLTHLIDAMARVQAVLPDTHLYLVGDSGVSAYSTHQAELEDRIRELGVTNVHFLGWRRDAHAIASVMDLLVLPSLSEGVPKSVMEGMALGKPVVATTVGGTAEIVAHGETGLLVAPGDANGLASAISLMGQNRNQREQFGARGRTVARARFDIQRNIAGLERLWERTRNHGTEGC, from the coding sequence ATGCAAGCCGCACGGCAGCTAGGCGCCGCGGCGACCGCCCCGCCTGCGAAGAAGCTGAAGGTGCTGATCTTCGAGCCCTACTTCTTCAAGGTGTACGGGAACACGCGATACCTCATCACCCTGTTTCAGCACGTGGACCGCGAGCGTTACGAGCCGGTCCTCGTCACCCCATTCGAAGACGAGTTCCTCGACCGGATTCGCGAACTCGGCGGCCGTTGCATCGTCGTCCCCGCCCCGGAGAGACTTCGACAGTACGGAGGCATGCTGACCGGTGGCGGCCCCGCGCAGCACGCGCTCACCGGGCTCTCGCTTCTTCGCTACACCGCGAAGCTCGCCGCCGTGATCAAGAAGGAATCCGCCGACCTGCTCCACTGCAACAACCTTCGGTCGCTCCTCACCATAGGACCGGCCGCGAAGCTGACCGGCCGGCCGTGTGTCTGGTACATCAAGGGCGACCTTGAGAGCCCGGCACTGGACCGACTCGGCTTCTCGCTGGCTCGGACGATCGTCTATCAGACCGAGACGAACAAGCGGCTCAAGTACCCGGATCTGGTCGAGAGCCACCACGAGAAGATCCGAATTCTCGCGAACGGCATCGACCTCGAAGAGATCGAGACCGCGGCAAAGCGAGACCACAGCGAGCTCGAGCAGGAGATCGGCCTCACGCCCGAGTCCTTCAACGTGGTCTACGTGGGCCAGATCTACCCCCTGAAAGGGCTCACGCACCTCATCGACGCGATGGCCCGCGTACAAGCCGTGCTACCGGACACCCACCTGTACCTCGTCGGCGATTCCGGAGTTTCGGCCTACAGCACGCATCAGGCCGAGCTCGAAGATCGCATCCGTGAACTCGGTGTGACGAACGTCCATTTCCTCGGATGGCGACGTGACGCACACGCGATCGCCTCGGTGATGGACCTCCTCGTTCTTCCGTCCCTCAGCGAGGGAGTTCCGAAGAGCGTGATGGAGGGGATGGCGCTCGGCAAGCCCGTGGTCGCCACCACGGTCGGGGGCACTGCAGAGATCGTCGCGCACGGAGAGACCGGCCTCCTCGTAGCACCGGGGGATGCGAACGGTCTCGCGTCCGCGATCAGCCTCATGGGTCAGAACCGAAACCAGAGAGAGCAATTTGGCGCCCGCGGCCGGACAGTCGCGCGAGCGCGCTTCGACATACAGCGAAACATCGCGGGCCTCGAGAGGCTCTGGGAACGAACCCGAAACCATGGAACGGAGGGATGCTGA
- a CDS encoding SGNH/GDSL hydrolase family protein, whose amino-acid sequence MSRRPLLAKLALAGLSIALTVVLLEVVVRVVAPQPIDYFTYEKNPAPGSEIEKWGVPIRYNSTGHRDSEYPRSKPADTYRIALIGDSIEFGTGVLMAESYGKIVERELNAREESAQDFEVLVFSQGGDEPSGYLEMMRDEAVPFSPDLVLIGLTLNDFERPTYIPTTREYLYALLAEAHQQLRVRSHLYFLLIERSRDSLYRTGVLDRSVRHKYFLDGLETKGQAFESAWAYTQTVLDDIIAQAEAMGARVGFVVFPYEMQLSQDLLELYRDTYGYDMSERVLEARPQALLAKWAQERNVAFLDFTPIFRENSAQGLYFREFGGSLDYVHPNASGHRLAGEQLVGWLRERRLAGAQS is encoded by the coding sequence ATGAGCCGGCGACCTCTGCTCGCGAAGCTGGCACTGGCCGGCCTGTCGATCGCCTTGACAGTCGTTCTCCTCGAAGTCGTGGTGCGCGTCGTCGCTCCGCAGCCCATCGACTACTTCACCTACGAAAAGAACCCCGCACCCGGTTCCGAGATCGAGAAGTGGGGCGTTCCGATCCGATACAACTCGACCGGCCACCGCGACTCCGAGTACCCGAGAAGCAAGCCCGCCGACACCTATCGTATCGCACTCATCGGGGACTCGATCGAGTTCGGCACGGGCGTTCTCATGGCGGAATCCTACGGAAAAATCGTCGAACGAGAGCTCAACGCACGCGAGGAGTCTGCTCAGGACTTCGAGGTCTTGGTGTTCAGCCAGGGCGGCGACGAACCGAGCGGCTACCTCGAGATGATGCGCGACGAGGCCGTCCCCTTCTCCCCGGACCTCGTTCTGATCGGGCTCACCCTGAATGACTTCGAGCGCCCTACGTACATACCCACCACGCGGGAGTACCTGTATGCGCTGCTCGCGGAGGCGCACCAACAGCTTCGGGTTCGGTCGCACCTCTACTTCCTGCTCATCGAACGGTCTCGGGACTCCCTGTATCGCACCGGAGTCCTCGATCGCTCCGTGCGCCACAAGTATTTCCTCGATGGGCTCGAAACCAAAGGGCAAGCGTTCGAGTCCGCGTGGGCGTACACGCAGACCGTACTGGACGACATCATCGCGCAGGCGGAAGCGATGGGAGCCCGCGTCGGCTTCGTCGTGTTCCCGTATGAGATGCAGCTCTCGCAGGACCTCCTCGAGCTGTACCGCGACACCTACGGGTACGACATGTCCGAGCGAGTACTCGAGGCCCGACCCCAAGCCCTGCTCGCGAAATGGGCGCAAGAACGAAACGTAGCGTTCCTCGACTTCACGCCGATCTTCCGCGAAAACTCCGCGCAGGGACTCTACTTCCGCGAGTTCGGCGGGTCGCTCGACTACGTGCACCCGAACGCATCGGGGCATCGCCTGGCCGGAGAACAGCTGGTCGGGTGGCTGCGCGAACGGCGACTCGCGGGAGCGCAGTCCTGA
- a CDS encoding sugar transferase, protein MLKRATDTLVALVATAITMPLMVVVAALIFLEDRHSPFYVANRVGLRGRPFPLLKFRSMVVDADKSGVDSTGASDSRITRTGGMIRRFKLDELPQFLNVLVGQMSLVGPRPNVASEVALYTEEERRLLEVRPGITDLASIVFADEGDILDGADDPDLKYNQVIRPWKSRLGLLYVEHSSLALDAQIVLLTALALIGREQALAGVGQVLSSLGAAPELIRIAKRDDELRPFPPPGATEVVETRQLADAS, encoded by the coding sequence ATGCTGAAGCGCGCGACTGACACACTCGTAGCCCTCGTCGCTACTGCCATCACGATGCCGTTGATGGTCGTCGTCGCGGCGCTGATCTTTCTCGAGGACCGCCACTCGCCCTTTTACGTGGCGAACCGCGTCGGCCTTCGCGGCCGCCCCTTCCCTCTCCTCAAGTTCCGCTCGATGGTCGTCGACGCCGACAAGTCCGGCGTCGATTCGACCGGTGCATCCGACAGCAGGATTACGCGAACCGGCGGCATGATCCGCCGCTTCAAGCTCGACGAACTCCCTCAGTTCCTGAACGTGCTCGTTGGGCAGATGTCCCTCGTCGGGCCGCGGCCGAACGTCGCGAGTGAAGTCGCGCTGTACACCGAAGAGGAGCGACGCCTCCTCGAAGTCCGCCCGGGCATCACGGACCTGGCATCGATCGTATTCGCCGACGAAGGAGACATCCTCGACGGAGCCGACGACCCCGACCTCAAATACAACCAGGTGATCCGTCCCTGGAAGAGCCGACTCGGCCTTCTCTACGTCGAGCATTCCTCGCTCGCGCTCGACGCCCAGATCGTGCTCCTGACGGCACTCGCGCTCATCGGCCGTGAGCAGGCCCTCGCAGGCGTGGGCCAGGTGCTGTCGAGCCTTGGAGCCGCTCCGGAGCTGATCCGCATCGCGAAACGCGACGACGAGCTCCGCCCGTTCCCGCCACCGGGTGCCACGGAAGTGGTCGAGACGCGGCAGCTCGCGGACGCCTCATGA
- a CDS encoding transketolase C-terminal domain-containing protein → MTTYAHAIREGFAHLLSTDDKVFTIGQGLWSPWYVGDSMAQLEVDYGVERVIDTPVSEAACTGAALGAAISGYRPIVIHPRVDFAILALDQIVNQAAKWNHMFGGDAPAPLVVRAIINRGGEQGAQHSQSLASWFAHIPGLRVVMPSTAKDARDLLVAATQCDDPVIYLDDRWLYELDEDLGPVDETPLAEQGARRTREGSDVTLVGYSYTAHQCRQAAEKLAERGIQSDVVDLRVLNPLEMDTVLESVAKTKRLLVVDGDWGACGIASEVIARCAEEGVLGSAARLCLPPAPAPTSGALESAYYSDVDDVVGRAQGLLGH, encoded by the coding sequence GTGACGACCTACGCACATGCGATCCGCGAGGGCTTCGCGCACCTTCTGTCCACCGACGACAAGGTGTTCACCATCGGCCAGGGACTCTGGAGCCCCTGGTACGTCGGTGATTCGATGGCCCAGCTCGAGGTCGACTACGGAGTCGAGCGTGTCATCGACACTCCCGTGTCCGAGGCCGCGTGCACCGGCGCCGCGCTCGGCGCCGCAATCTCCGGCTACCGGCCGATCGTGATCCACCCCCGGGTGGACTTCGCGATCCTCGCCCTGGACCAGATCGTGAACCAGGCGGCGAAGTGGAACCACATGTTTGGCGGCGACGCGCCCGCGCCGCTCGTCGTTCGCGCGATCATCAATCGCGGAGGCGAGCAGGGTGCCCAGCACTCGCAGTCGCTCGCTTCCTGGTTCGCCCACATCCCCGGGCTGCGCGTGGTCATGCCGAGCACCGCCAAGGACGCTCGAGATCTTCTCGTCGCGGCGACGCAGTGCGACGACCCGGTGATCTATCTCGACGATCGCTGGCTGTACGAGCTCGACGAGGACCTCGGACCGGTCGATGAGACACCCCTGGCGGAACAAGGTGCGCGTCGAACCCGAGAAGGCAGCGACGTTACGCTGGTCGGATACAGCTACACGGCCCACCAATGTCGCCAGGCGGCCGAGAAGCTCGCCGAGCGAGGCATCCAGAGCGACGTCGTCGACCTCCGAGTGCTCAACCCGCTCGAGATGGACACCGTGCTCGAATCGGTAGCCAAGACGAAACGCCTCCTTGTCGTCGACGGAGATTGGGGCGCCTGCGGAATTGCCTCCGAGGTGATCGCACGCTGCGCTGAAGAAGGTGTCTTGGGCTCGGCAGCCCGACTCTGTCTTCCGCCCGCACCCGCGCCGACGAGTGGCGCTCTCGAGTCTGCCTACTACTCCGACGTCGACGACGTCGTAGGCCGCGCACAGGGGCTGTTGGGCCACTGA
- a CDS encoding thiamine pyrophosphate-dependent dehydrogenase E1 component subunit alpha has translation MHDGMSSPAEELARLGAKRAKGLPESSDPDSLGALADPEYGNEPCDLSLLTREEAQLALERMILIRAAEEQVADGVKDGSIRCPCHLAIGQEATAMGVALNVKKDDRVFGAHRSHAHYLSLGCDLDALFDEIHGRESGCSHGMGGSMHLRDVENGLYGTVPIVAATVPIASGSALAAKMDGRGSVAISYFGDGATEEGVVHETLNLASVMGLPLLFVCENNFFSSHLHIHARQPADSTCRFAEAHGITWFRVDGNDLAEVKRVSAEAFELARTNQPVYLELVTYRWRGHVGYREDLDVGVRRGGDVTLWKRRDPIRRLASAMVAADRLKPSDLDRICNETRQRVAASWQRASKAPHPAEGELLARVWSAKDSRKGANS, from the coding sequence ATGCACGACGGAATGTCATCTCCCGCAGAGGAACTGGCGCGACTGGGCGCGAAACGCGCGAAAGGTCTGCCGGAGTCTTCAGACCCGGACTCGCTTGGCGCACTCGCGGATCCCGAGTACGGAAACGAGCCCTGCGACCTTTCGCTCCTGACGCGAGAGGAAGCCCAGCTCGCACTCGAACGAATGATCTTGATTCGCGCCGCCGAGGAGCAGGTGGCGGACGGCGTGAAGGACGGCTCGATCCGCTGCCCATGCCACCTCGCCATCGGCCAAGAGGCAACGGCGATGGGTGTCGCGCTGAACGTGAAGAAAGACGACCGCGTCTTCGGCGCTCACCGCTCCCATGCGCACTACCTCTCACTCGGCTGCGATCTCGACGCGCTCTTCGACGAGATCCACGGCCGTGAGTCGGGTTGCTCGCACGGCATGGGCGGATCGATGCACCTGCGCGACGTCGAAAACGGGCTCTACGGAACCGTGCCCATCGTCGCGGCCACCGTCCCGATCGCCTCCGGCTCCGCCCTCGCGGCGAAGATGGACGGCCGCGGCTCCGTCGCGATCTCCTACTTCGGCGACGGCGCGACAGAGGAAGGGGTCGTCCACGAGACGCTCAACCTCGCCTCGGTGATGGGCCTGCCCCTCCTCTTCGTCTGCGAGAACAACTTCTTTTCGAGCCATCTCCACATCCACGCACGGCAGCCGGCGGACTCGACCTGCCGATTTGCCGAGGCTCACGGCATCACCTGGTTCCGCGTCGACGGCAACGACCTCGCCGAGGTCAAGCGCGTCTCTGCGGAAGCCTTCGAGCTCGCGCGAACCAATCAACCGGTCTACCTCGAACTCGTCACGTACCGCTGGCGGGGTCACGTGGGTTACCGCGAGGATCTCGACGTCGGAGTGCGACGCGGCGGTGACGTCACGCTCTGGAAGCGACGCGATCCGATCCGTCGCCTCGCCAGCGCGATGGTGGCCGCAGACCGACTCAAACCGTCCGACCTCGACAGGATCTGTAACGAAACCAGACAGCGCGTCGCTGCCAGCTGGCAGCGCGCCTCGAAAGCACCCCACCCGGCCGAAGGCGAGCTCCTGGCCCGCGTGTGGTCTGCGAAAGACAGCCGCAAGGGAGCCAACTCGTGA
- a CDS encoding DegT/DnrJ/EryC1/StrS family aminotransferase yields the protein MQIPFFPYPHVFTEHRDDVEAAMNRCLERGAFILQDELEEFERAVGNLAGVAHVVGVANGTDSLMLALRVANVGSGDEVIMASHTYVATAAAAHFVGAKPVLVECREDRLIDPEAVEAAVTDRTRVLMPTQLNGRIADMDALQAIADRHGLVIIEDAAQALGATYRGKSAGTFGLAGSISLYPAKLLGSFGDGGLLLTDSADVARKLRMLRDHGRDDEGEVQMWGVNSRLDNLQAAVLLPKLRHYSETIARRREIAAIYDAGLRGLEQIGVPPGPNSDPDRMDVYQNYEIEADRRDELRAHLRERGVGSIIQWGGKPLHRLNGLGLASDALPYTDRFFERCMLLPMNTALTDEELSYIIEQIGSFYG from the coding sequence GTGCAGATCCCGTTCTTCCCATATCCGCACGTCTTCACCGAGCACCGCGACGACGTCGAGGCAGCGATGAACCGCTGTCTCGAGCGGGGGGCCTTCATCCTCCAGGACGAACTCGAGGAGTTCGAACGAGCCGTGGGGAACCTGGCGGGCGTTGCACACGTCGTCGGGGTTGCGAACGGTACCGACTCGCTGATGCTCGCGCTGCGCGTCGCAAACGTCGGCTCCGGCGATGAAGTCATCATGGCTTCCCACACGTATGTCGCCACAGCCGCGGCGGCCCACTTCGTCGGCGCGAAGCCCGTACTCGTCGAATGCCGGGAAGACCGGCTCATCGATCCGGAAGCCGTAGAGGCCGCGGTCACCGACCGCACGCGCGTCCTCATGCCGACGCAACTCAACGGCCGCATCGCCGACATGGATGCCCTACAGGCCATCGCCGACCGCCACGGGCTCGTGATCATCGAAGACGCCGCACAGGCCCTCGGGGCCACCTATCGCGGGAAGAGCGCCGGAACGTTCGGCCTCGCCGGCTCGATCAGCCTGTACCCGGCCAAACTGCTGGGCAGCTTCGGCGATGGAGGTCTCCTCCTCACGGACTCGGCCGACGTCGCACGGAAGCTCCGCATGCTGCGCGATCACGGGCGAGACGACGAGGGTGAAGTCCAGATGTGGGGCGTGAACTCACGCCTCGACAACCTGCAGGCCGCGGTCCTCCTCCCCAAACTCCGCCACTATTCAGAGACCATCGCCCGCCGCCGTGAGATCGCCGCGATCTACGACGCCGGCCTGCGCGGGCTCGAGCAGATCGGCGTTCCCCCGGGCCCCAACAGCGACCCCGACCGGATGGACGTCTATCAGAATTACGAAATCGAAGCGGACCGACGAGACGAGCTTCGCGCGCACCTGCGCGAGCGCGGCGTGGGATCGATCATCCAATGGGGTGGCAAGCCACTCCATCGGCTGAACGGCCTCGGCCTGGCCTCGGATGCGCTTCCCTACACCGACCGGTTCTTCGAACGGTGCATGCTTCTCCCCATGAACACGGCCCTCACGGATGAGGAGCTCTCTTACATCATCGAGCAAATCGGCAGCTTCTACGGCTGA
- a CDS encoding class I SAM-dependent methyltransferase, with the protein MVQVKDTSWSEVTEVTGTQVSAEQLSRFAQRYGWAASRCRGRDVLEVACGSGQGLSALAGAARSVLACDLDPDLATKAASAASGAVPVLVGPADALPCRSASVDVVILFEAIYYLPETSAFFREAHRVLRPGGELLICTANPSLWDFVSSPRSQRYFGVTELAAELRASGFAPEFFGGVPVGSVSTRQRMLRPMKAAASKLGVVPGSMAAKQILKRFVFGQLVEMPADVDPAIVPWDEPSTIPESNDDHDHKVLFCAAQKQTGGN; encoded by the coding sequence CTGGTCCAAGTCAAAGACACGAGCTGGTCGGAGGTCACCGAGGTCACGGGGACTCAGGTTTCCGCCGAGCAGCTCTCCCGATTCGCACAGCGCTACGGCTGGGCGGCGAGCCGCTGCCGTGGGCGCGACGTGCTCGAGGTCGCGTGCGGCTCTGGACAGGGACTCTCCGCGCTCGCAGGGGCGGCGCGTTCCGTCCTTGCGTGCGATCTCGATCCCGACCTCGCAACGAAGGCAGCCTCGGCCGCCTCCGGCGCGGTCCCCGTATTGGTCGGCCCGGCCGATGCCCTGCCCTGCCGTTCGGCATCCGTGGACGTGGTCATCCTCTTCGAAGCGATCTACTACCTGCCGGAGACCAGCGCGTTCTTCCGGGAAGCGCATCGCGTCCTTCGACCCGGCGGCGAACTTCTCATCTGCACCGCGAACCCGAGCCTTTGGGATTTCGTGTCCAGCCCCCGATCGCAGCGCTACTTCGGCGTCACAGAACTCGCCGCCGAGCTGCGGGCCTCGGGATTCGCACCGGAGTTCTTCGGCGGCGTCCCCGTAGGCAGTGTGTCCACCCGACAACGCATGCTCCGCCCGATGAAGGCCGCCGCGTCCAAACTCGGAGTGGTCCCTGGCTCGATGGCGGCAAAGCAGATTCTGAAACGATTCGTATTCGGCCAGCTGGTAGAGATGCCCGCCGACGTCGATCCGGCGATCGTGCCGTGGGACGAGCCCTCTACGATCCCCGAAAGCAACGACGATCACGACCACAAGGTCCTCTTCTGCGCGGCCCAGAAGCAGACGGGCGGCAACTAA
- a CDS encoding nucleoside-diphosphate sugar epimerase/dehydratase, with amino-acid sequence MAGSSRLRRLSRLARVGADAVVLSAALWLAFLLRFEGDIPHEYVKRLFFLWPYVVGLQLICLQAVGAPDFAWRYIGLREASRLLYATGGAATVLLSMRLVGEMLLPMSAYVMYAILPVGVILIDLMVAFLGVAGTRAVWRSLIERAGAAGERADAGPEKRTLLVGAGQVGLWMAKEIERRPGLGIHAVGFVDDTGGKTGQLIHGLRVLGTPADIPALGLKHRIDQALITVSEPPGSLVRRVHERCKSAGIETKVAQGLHETAGQLGSSKIRPVTIEDLLRRDPVQLDSPHVQSTIHDSCVMITGAGGSIGLGLCEQTLLYSPRRLLLVERAEGNLFQAHQHLLAKFPDHADRIHPLIADIGDEARLDEIFTRYKPSLVLHAAAHKHVPMMEWNVGEAIKNNIIGTRALADAAQRHDVDRFVMVSTDKAVNPSSVMGCTKRLAEMYVQALSQESKTRFVTVRFGNVLGSTGSVVPIFQKQIQEGGPVVVTHPDMKRYFMTVPEACQLVLEASSIGKGGEIFILDMGEPVRIVDLAKDLIRLSGLKPEQDIAIEFSGTRPGEKLYEELSVSEEVADKTRHPKIFIGHFRPADRSQLNAALNSLESDCRSAEEIDLLDRLASLVPEFSPDLGDDEASENLAQLRAAGR; translated from the coding sequence ATGGCGGGAAGTTCACGCCTTCGCAGGCTGAGTCGACTTGCCCGTGTCGGTGCCGATGCCGTCGTGCTCTCGGCTGCCCTCTGGCTCGCGTTCTTGCTCCGCTTCGAGGGCGACATCCCTCACGAGTACGTCAAGAGACTCTTCTTCCTCTGGCCGTACGTCGTCGGACTCCAACTGATCTGCCTCCAAGCCGTAGGCGCGCCCGACTTCGCCTGGCGTTACATCGGACTCCGCGAGGCGTCGCGTCTCCTGTACGCGACCGGCGGTGCGGCAACCGTTCTCCTGTCGATGAGACTCGTCGGCGAGATGCTCCTGCCAATGTCGGCCTACGTGATGTACGCGATCCTGCCGGTCGGGGTGATCCTGATCGACCTGATGGTCGCATTCCTCGGCGTCGCCGGAACGCGTGCGGTGTGGCGGTCACTCATCGAACGAGCCGGCGCAGCCGGGGAACGAGCCGACGCCGGCCCGGAGAAGCGAACCCTCCTCGTCGGAGCCGGCCAAGTCGGCCTGTGGATGGCGAAAGAGATCGAGCGTCGACCAGGCCTCGGGATCCATGCCGTCGGCTTCGTCGACGACACGGGCGGCAAAACCGGACAGCTCATCCACGGGCTGCGGGTACTCGGCACGCCGGCAGACATCCCGGCGCTAGGTCTCAAGCATCGAATTGATCAGGCCCTGATCACGGTTTCCGAACCTCCGGGTTCCCTGGTCCGGCGCGTGCATGAACGATGCAAGTCCGCCGGCATCGAAACCAAGGTCGCACAGGGACTCCACGAAACCGCGGGACAACTGGGCTCCAGCAAGATCCGCCCGGTAACCATCGAGGACCTGCTCCGTCGAGACCCGGTACAACTCGACAGCCCGCACGTTCAGTCCACAATCCACGATAGCTGTGTGATGATCACGGGCGCCGGCGGCAGCATCGGGCTCGGCCTATGCGAGCAAACGTTGCTCTACTCGCCACGTAGGCTCCTGCTCGTCGAACGGGCGGAAGGCAATCTCTTCCAGGCCCACCAACACCTGCTCGCCAAGTTCCCGGACCATGCAGATCGGATCCACCCACTCATTGCCGACATCGGCGACGAGGCGCGCCTGGATGAGATCTTCACTCGATACAAGCCCTCGCTCGTCCTACATGCGGCGGCGCACAAGCATGTACCGATGATGGAATGGAACGTCGGCGAGGCCATCAAGAACAATATCATCGGAACCCGAGCACTCGCCGACGCCGCCCAACGTCACGACGTCGATCGTTTCGTGATGGTGTCGACCGACAAGGCAGTAAACCCTTCGTCGGTCATGGGGTGCACCAAGCGGCTCGCCGAGATGTACGTGCAGGCCCTCTCACAGGAGAGCAAGACCCGCTTCGTCACGGTTCGCTTCGGCAACGTTCTCGGCTCGACCGGGAGCGTCGTTCCGATCTTCCAGAAGCAGATTCAAGAAGGCGGACCCGTCGTGGTTACGCACCCCGACATGAAGCGGTACTTCATGACGGTGCCCGAGGCCTGCCAACTCGTCCTCGAGGCCAGCAGCATCGGGAAGGGCGGCGAGATCTTCATCCTGGACATGGGCGAGCCCGTGAGGATCGTCGACCTCGCGAAAGATCTGATCCGTCTCTCCGGACTCAAACCGGAGCAAGACATCGCCATCGAGTTCAGCGGCACTCGACCCGGCGAGAAACTGTACGAAGAACTGTCGGTCTCAGAAGAGGTGGCGGACAAGACCCGCCATCCGAAGATCTTCATCGGACACTTCCGACCCGCCGACCGGTCGCAACTCAACGCGGCCCTGAACAGCCTGGAGTCGGACTGCCGGTCGGCCGAAGAGATCGACCTCCTGGATCGACTCGCAAGCCTCGTCCCGGAATTCTCACCCGACCTGGGCGATGATGAGGCGAGCGAAAATCTGGCCCAACTACGGGCTGCCGGGCGTTAG
- a CDS encoding S8 family serine peptidase produces the protein MKATLALSFTLLALLGPSSVSASSHREMSRVEIQLDMKALPPADLGRTNDRLRAIEESIRGPVPLFRSFDPRDSLAETLNVLVDHGVVLDASAVVNFDGLEAWAPSGNRPKIAALPFVRRILTPIEPVPAGLFDSEGIELTRADLAHFAGETGSGVTVAIIDKDYESLANTIADPNDELYAIPVGDMFEQLSSGSSTFINAPLDGKGSREHGTASAEVIYEMAPGATIKLYRVKSVSGIEHAIRHAADQGIDVIHVPLTHIETMADPVGLGAGGTNRFTDDIDYAVAAGSVVIVAAGNEAVRHVRNQYEPCVACVSGGPDYICNDANDDSEYHTFDDIFRVALNELWFDFDHFDAESLEVTCWSAIEEGFDESKFKVRLVSWNDGSPHDDPICPGDSGVVPVSGTERNLGGFFQKTVNLFDADFDENYYFLSVRYTAPTPLPVWPEFRIACGLGVEETLVHNSAGSLSDLAVVASALTVSEIDSFFEDEVSEPSSHGPAGSGGLKPDIAGPGIVENYAVTDFDFVLDWTFNGTSAASAHVGGIVALTQSYLASH, from the coding sequence ATGAAGGCGACACTCGCACTATCGTTCACCCTGCTCGCGCTCCTCGGCCCAAGCTCGGTGTCTGCCTCGAGCCACAGGGAGATGTCACGGGTCGAGATCCAGCTCGACATGAAAGCTCTGCCGCCCGCGGACCTTGGACGAACGAACGATCGACTCCGGGCGATCGAGGAATCGATCAGGGGGCCGGTGCCCCTCTTCCGATCTTTCGACCCACGAGACTCCCTAGCCGAAACGCTGAACGTTCTCGTGGACCACGGCGTCGTCCTCGACGCGTCGGCCGTAGTCAACTTCGACGGCCTCGAGGCCTGGGCGCCTTCCGGGAATCGACCGAAGATTGCCGCACTGCCCTTCGTTCGACGGATCCTCACCCCGATCGAACCCGTCCCCGCCGGGCTCTTTGACAGCGAGGGCATTGAGCTCACACGAGCCGACCTTGCACACTTCGCCGGCGAGACCGGTAGTGGTGTCACCGTCGCCATCATCGACAAGGACTACGAGAGTCTGGCCAACACGATCGCGGATCCGAACGACGAGCTCTACGCGATTCCCGTCGGTGACATGTTCGAGCAGCTCTCTTCCGGCAGCTCCACCTTCATCAATGCGCCTCTCGACGGAAAGGGCTCTCGGGAGCACGGAACGGCATCCGCCGAGGTGATCTACGAGATGGCCCCCGGCGCGACGATCAAGCTCTACCGCGTAAAGAGCGTGAGCGGCATCGAGCATGCGATCCGACACGCAGCGGACCAGGGCATTGACGTCATCCACGTCCCGCTGACGCACATCGAAACGATGGCCGACCCAGTCGGGTTGGGTGCCGGAGGCACGAACCGTTTTACGGACGACATCGACTACGCGGTCGCAGCGGGCAGCGTCGTCATCGTCGCCGCAGGAAACGAGGCGGTGCGCCACGTCAGGAACCAGTACGAGCCTTGCGTGGCCTGCGTGAGCGGCGGCCCGGACTACATCTGCAACGACGCCAACGACGACAGCGAATACCATACCTTCGACGACATCTTTCGCGTTGCCTTGAACGAGCTCTGGTTCGACTTCGATCACTTCGACGCCGAGAGTCTCGAAGTCACGTGCTGGAGCGCAATCGAGGAGGGCTTCGACGAGAGCAAGTTCAAGGTGCGTCTCGTCAGCTGGAACGACGGATCGCCGCACGACGACCCGATCTGCCCTGGTGACTCAGGGGTCGTACCGGTCTCGGGCACGGAGAGGAACCTCGGCGGCTTCTTCCAGAAGACGGTGAACCTCTTCGATGCCGACTTCGACGAGAACTACTACTTCCTCTCGGTTCGATACACCGCTCCCACACCGCTCCCCGTGTGGCCCGAGTTCCGTATCGCGTGCGGGCTCGGCGTCGAGGAGACCCTGGTCCACAACTCCGCGGGAAGCCTGTCTGACCTGGCCGTGGTCGCCAGCGCGCTCACGGTCTCGGAGATCGATTCCTTCTTCGAGGACGAAGTGAGCGAGCCCAGCTCGCACGGCCCCGCCGGATCCGGCGGGCTCAAGCCGGACATCGCCGGACCGGGGATCGTCGAGAACTACGCCGTCACCGACTTCGATTTCGTCCTCGACTGGACGTTCAACGGGACCTCGGCGGCCTCCGCCCATGTCGGAGGCATCGTCGCTCTTACACAGAGCTACCTCGCGAGCCACTGA